One genomic region from Amycolatopsis sp. FBCC-B4732 encodes:
- a CDS encoding SDR family NAD(P)-dependent oxidoreductase, with protein sequence MDGLMQGKAVVVTGAGRGLGEAFAVHVARAGGAVVVNDVDAELAERTAENIRTHGGRAVASGHSVADAGQAQEIVDLCVKEFGGIDGLVNNAGLNYEALPWEDDAEQARELVAVNVMGVVNTGLAAIKAMVGAGTGGSIVNISSGASLGQRKLGVYAASKGAVASLTYSWALDLEEHDIRVNAVCPLAHTRMVWKSERSLRACPPDRTPARIAPVVLFLLGAGSHGITGQMIRCNGPQLHVMGQPFLKQPILERPVWDTETVQKAFDEVFSAHLENYGLEKRVPPRLRKWTESTSPRTA encoded by the coding sequence ATGGACGGGTTGATGCAGGGCAAGGCGGTCGTGGTGACCGGCGCCGGGCGGGGCCTCGGCGAGGCGTTCGCGGTGCACGTGGCCCGCGCGGGCGGCGCGGTGGTGGTCAACGACGTCGACGCCGAGCTCGCCGAGCGCACGGCGGAGAACATCCGGACGCACGGCGGCCGGGCCGTCGCCAGCGGGCACAGCGTGGCCGACGCGGGGCAGGCCCAGGAGATCGTCGACCTCTGCGTCAAGGAGTTCGGCGGGATCGACGGGCTGGTCAACAACGCCGGGCTGAACTACGAGGCCCTGCCCTGGGAGGACGACGCCGAGCAGGCGCGCGAGCTCGTCGCCGTCAACGTCATGGGCGTGGTGAACACCGGGCTGGCCGCGATCAAGGCGATGGTCGGCGCGGGCACCGGCGGCTCGATCGTCAACATCTCGTCGGGCGCCTCGCTCGGGCAGCGCAAGCTCGGCGTGTACGCGGCGAGCAAGGGCGCGGTCGCGTCGCTGACCTACTCCTGGGCGCTCGACCTCGAGGAGCACGACATCCGCGTGAACGCCGTCTGCCCGCTCGCGCACACGCGCATGGTGTGGAAGTCCGAGCGCTCCCTGCGCGCGTGCCCACCGGACCGCACGCCGGCGCGGATCGCCCCGGTCGTGCTGTTCCTGCTCGGCGCCGGCTCGCACGGCATCACCGGCCAGATGATCCGGTGCAACGGCCCGCAGCTGCACGTCATGGGCCAGCCGTTCCTCAAGCAGCCGATCCTCGAGCGGCCGGTCTGGGACACCGAGACCGTGCAGAAGGCGTTCGACGAGGTGTTCTCCGCCCACTTGGAGAACTACGGCCTGGAGAAGCGCGTGCCGCCGAGGCTGCGCAAGTGGACGGAGTCGACCTCACCCCGCACCGCCTGA
- a CDS encoding long-chain fatty acid--CoA ligase, which yields MTTPSVAEQTEGQTIPRLLHRNAVDYPDLPAITSLDLEGRPTLSWLEFRTAIAEVSRGLAGLGLAAGDRMLIMAPGCPDHIIADLAATHLSSIPCTAYATLSPDQIRFVARHSAAPVVVLGGETELARWRPVLDDLPALRRIVVMDETAIPEGDGRFVSLADLRSWGREALAADPEAFERSWQDIKPDDPLSMIYTSGTTGDPKGVVLSHRNAIHQAYAVTELHHPPMHATNIAYLPLAHIAERELSVYLPIVWAGHVHTLADPTAVAGALGQVHPQSFFGVPRVWEKMVAGLKNMLGSVPEDRRTALLQANELLQQGYKLRSAGQEVPAELAEKIRQTDEAALAPVRGLLGLDKLLVASSGAAALPVEIIYFLAGLGVEICEVWGLSETTGAATSNSSTDFRAGSVGKPLDGVEVKVADDGELLVRGPIVFLGYLQEDGTIADATDADGWYATGDIGTIDEDGFVTITDRKKELIITSSGKNIAPTRIEGLLKEHPLIGQAVAIGDDRPYVTALIVLDDEIAPGWAAANGVEATPEELASHPAVRAELERAVESANSRLARIEQIKRYHVLPKAWTPESGELTPTLKLKRRVINDRYSTNIEALYAATRDPEPAAGA from the coding sequence TTGACCACCCCGTCCGTCGCCGAGCAGACCGAAGGCCAGACGATCCCGCGGCTGTTGCACCGCAACGCGGTCGACTACCCGGACCTGCCGGCGATCACTTCGCTCGACCTCGAAGGCCGGCCGACGCTGAGCTGGCTGGAATTCCGCACGGCGATCGCGGAGGTGTCCCGCGGCCTCGCCGGGCTCGGGCTCGCCGCGGGTGACCGCATGCTGATCATGGCGCCCGGCTGTCCCGACCACATCATCGCCGACCTCGCCGCGACGCACCTGTCCTCGATCCCGTGCACCGCCTACGCCACGCTCAGCCCGGACCAGATCCGGTTCGTCGCGCGGCACAGCGCGGCCCCGGTCGTCGTGCTCGGCGGCGAGACCGAGCTGGCGCGCTGGCGCCCGGTGCTCGACGACCTCCCGGCGCTGCGCCGCATCGTCGTGATGGACGAAACCGCGATCCCCGAAGGCGACGGCCGGTTCGTCTCCCTCGCCGACCTCCGGAGCTGGGGCCGGGAAGCGCTTGCCGCCGACCCCGAGGCGTTCGAGCGGTCGTGGCAGGACATCAAGCCGGACGACCCGCTGTCGATGATCTACACCTCGGGCACCACCGGCGACCCGAAGGGCGTCGTGCTCTCGCACCGCAACGCGATCCACCAGGCGTACGCGGTCACCGAGCTGCACCACCCGCCGATGCACGCGACGAACATCGCGTACCTGCCGCTCGCGCACATCGCCGAGCGCGAGCTGTCGGTGTACCTGCCGATCGTGTGGGCCGGCCACGTGCACACCCTCGCCGACCCGACCGCGGTCGCCGGCGCGCTCGGCCAGGTGCACCCGCAGAGCTTCTTCGGCGTCCCGCGCGTGTGGGAGAAGATGGTCGCCGGCCTCAAGAACATGCTCGGCAGCGTCCCCGAAGACCGGCGCACGGCGCTGCTGCAGGCGAACGAGCTGCTGCAGCAGGGCTACAAGCTGCGCAGCGCCGGCCAGGAGGTACCGGCCGAACTCGCCGAGAAGATCCGCCAGACCGACGAAGCCGCGCTGGCGCCGGTCCGCGGCCTGCTCGGCCTCGACAAGCTCCTGGTCGCCTCGAGCGGCGCGGCCGCCCTGCCGGTGGAGATCATCTACTTCCTGGCCGGCCTCGGCGTCGAGATCTGCGAGGTCTGGGGCCTGTCGGAAACCACCGGCGCGGCGACGTCGAACTCGAGCACGGACTTCCGCGCGGGTTCGGTGGGCAAGCCGCTCGACGGCGTCGAGGTGAAGGTCGCCGACGACGGCGAACTGCTGGTCCGCGGCCCGATCGTCTTCCTCGGCTACCTGCAGGAGGACGGTACGATCGCCGACGCCACCGACGCGGACGGCTGGTACGCGACCGGCGACATCGGCACGATCGACGAAGACGGCTTCGTGACGATCACCGACCGCAAGAAGGAACTGATCATCACCTCGAGCGGCAAGAACATCGCGCCGACGCGGATCGAGGGCCTCCTCAAGGAGCACCCGCTGATCGGCCAGGCGGTCGCGATCGGCGACGACCGCCCGTACGTGACGGCCCTGATCGTCCTCGACGACGAAATCGCCCCCGGCTGGGCCGCGGCGAACGGCGTCGAGGCGACGCCGGAGGAGCTGGCTTCGCACCCGGCGGTCCGCGCGGAACTGGAGCGCGCGGTCGAGTCGGCGAACAGCCGGCTGGCGCGGATCGAGCAGATCAAGCGCTACCACGTGCTCCCGAAGGCGTGGACGCCCGAGTCGGGCGAGCTGACCCCGACGCTCAAGCTCAAGCGCCGGGTCATCAACGACCGCTACTCGACGAACATCGAGGCCCTGTACGCGGCAACCCGCGACCCGGAGCCGGCCGCCGGCGCCTGA
- a CDS encoding transcriptional regulator, giving the protein MTRSARELLDRIQAELAPRDGDNRLVPLITAGRAPREVFAALAAEEKLITASDWRSFHALAARADEPNARAFFGGLAPGEQQANGMLDALLAATGPDHGKELPRAGCQAYPAYVAWLALNGESAAAVAGIFANFAAFGRYCRDVAAAMRAHYGFTATECAFFDFFAADVPEIEEQALAAVQAGLDARRLDRAEAHRYARLFQSYELLFWNTLADEFPA; this is encoded by the coding sequence ATGACGCGGTCGGCTCGTGAGCTGCTTGACCGGATCCAGGCCGAACTCGCGCCGCGCGACGGCGACAACCGGCTGGTCCCGCTGATCACCGCCGGCCGGGCGCCGCGCGAGGTGTTCGCCGCGCTCGCCGCCGAAGAAAAGCTGATCACCGCCAGCGACTGGCGGAGTTTCCACGCGCTCGCCGCCCGCGCCGACGAGCCGAACGCGCGCGCCTTCTTCGGTGGTCTGGCGCCGGGGGAGCAGCAGGCGAACGGGATGCTGGACGCGTTGCTCGCGGCCACTGGCCCGGACCACGGGAAGGAACTGCCGCGCGCGGGCTGCCAGGCGTACCCGGCGTACGTGGCGTGGCTCGCGCTGAACGGCGAGTCGGCGGCCGCCGTGGCCGGGATCTTCGCGAACTTCGCCGCCTTCGGCCGGTACTGCCGGGACGTCGCCGCCGCGATGCGCGCGCACTACGGCTTCACCGCCACCGAGTGCGCGTTCTTCGACTTTTTCGCTGCGGACGTCCCCGAAATCGAAGAACAAGCGCTCGCGGCCGTCCAGGCCGGCCTCGACGCGCGGCGGCTCGACAGGGCCGAGGCGCATCGCTACGCGCGGCTCTTCCAGAGTTACGAACTGCTCTTCTGGAACACCCTCGCCGACGAGTTCCCGGCCTGA